A window of the Chlorocebus sabaeus isolate Y175 chromosome 8, mChlSab1.0.hap1, whole genome shotgun sequence genome harbors these coding sequences:
- the LGI3 gene encoding leucine-rich repeat LGI family member 3 isoform X1 codes for MAGLRAGRGAAPGLLALSALGFCLMLQVSAKRPPKTPPCPPSCSCTRDTAFCVDSKAVPRNLPSEVISLTLVNAAFSEIHDGAFSHLPLLQFLLLNSNKFTLIGDNAFTGLSHLQYLFIENNDIWTLSKFTFRGLKSLTHLSLANNNLQTLPRDIFRPLDILNDLDLRGNSLNCDCKVKWLVEWLAHTNTTVAPIYCASPPRFQEHKVQDLPLREFDCITTDFVLYQTLSFPAVSAEPFLYSSDLYLALAQPGVSACTILKWDYVERQLRDYDRIPAPSAVHCKPMVVDSQLYVVVAQLFGGSYIYHWDPNTTRFTKLQDIDPQRVRKPNDLEAFRIDGDWYFAVADSSKAGATSVYRWHQNGFYSHQALHPWHRDTDLEFVDGEGKPRLIVSSSSQAPVIYQWSRTQKQFVAQGEVTQVPDAQAVKHFRAGRDSYLCLSRYIGDSKILRWEGTRFSEVQALPSRGSLALQPFLVGGRRYLALGSDFSFTQIYQWDEGRQKFVRFQELAVQAPRAFCYMPAGDAQLLLAPSFKGQTLVYRHVVVDLSA; via the exons ATGGCGGGGCTGCGGGCCGGGCGGGGCGCGGCGCCGGGGCTGCTGGCGCTCTCCGCGCTCGGCTTCTGCCTCATGCTGCAAGTCAGCGCTAAGAGGCCCCCCAAGACGCCCCCCTGCCCGCCCAGCTGCTCCTGCACCAGGGACACCGCCTTCTGCGTGGATTCAAAGGCAGTGCCCAGGAACCTGCCCTCGGAGGTCATCTCCCT GACCCTGGTGAATGCCGCCTTCTCAGAGATCCACGATGGAGCATTCTCCCACCTCCCGCTGCTGCAGTTCTT GTTGCTCAACTCCAACAAGTTTACACTGATTGGAGACAACGCCTTCACAGGACTGTCGCACCTGCAGTATCT CTTCATTGAGAACAATGACATCTGGACATTATCCAAGTTCACCTTCCGAGGACTCAAGTCCTTGACTCACCT CTCGCTGGCCAACAATAACCTGCAGACACTGCCCAGAGACATCTTTCGGCCCCTGGACATCCTGAATGACTT GGACCTGCGAGGCAACTCACTCAACTGCGACTGCAAGGTGAAGTGGTTGGTGGAGTGGCTGGCACACACCAACACCACGGTGGCGCCCATCTACTGCGCCAGCCCTCCCCGCTTCCAGGAGCACAAGGTGCAGGACCTGCCACTGCGGGAGTTCGACTGCATCACTACGG ATTTCGTGCTGTACCAGACCCTGTCCTTCCCAGCAGTGTCGGCTGAGCCCTTTCTCTACTCCAGTGACCTCTATTTGGCTCTGGCCCAGCCAGGTGTCAGTGCCTGCACCATCCTGAAGTGGGACTATGTCGAGCGGCAGCTTCGAGACTATGACAGAATCCCAG CCCCCTCTGCAGTGCACTGCAAGCCGATGGTGGTGGACAGCCAGCTGTATGTGGTCGTGGCCCAGCTGTTTGGTGGCTCTTACATTTACCACTGGGATCCCAATACCACGCGCTTCACAAAGCTGCAGGATATTGATCCACAGCGTGTGCGCAAGCCTAATGACCTAGAAGCCTTCCGCATCGACGGCGACTGGTACTTTGCCGTGGCCGACAGCTCCAAGGCGGGCGCCACCAGCGTCTACCGCTGGCACCAGAATGGCTTCTACTCCCACCAGGCGCTGCACCCCTGGCACCGCGACACCGACCTGGAGTTTGTGGATGGCGAGGGCAAGCCACGGCTGATTGTGTCCAGCAGCTCCCAGGCACCGGTCATCTATCAGTGGAGTCGCACACAGAAGCAGTTTGTGGCCCAGGGTGAGGTGACTCAGGTGCCTGATGCCCAGGCTGTGAAACACTTTCGTGCCGGCCGCGACAGTTACCTGTGCCTCAGCCGTTACATTGGTGACTCCAAGATCCTGCGCTGGGAGGGTACCCGCTTCTCGGAGGTGCAGGCCCTGCCCTCCCGGGGTTCGCTGGCCCTGCAGCCCTTCCTTGTGGGTGGCCGCCGCTACCTGGCACTGGGCAGTGATTTCTCCTTCACCCAGATCTACCAGTGGGATGAAGGACGACAGAAGTTTGTGCGGTTCCAGGAGCTGGCTGTGCAGGCTCCTCGGGCCTTTTGCTACATGCCTGCTGGGGATGCCCAGCTACTCCTGGCCCCCAGTTTCAAGGGACAGACGCTGGTTTATAGACACGTTGTGGTGGATCTCAGTGCCTAG
- the SFTPC gene encoding surfactant protein C isoform X2, with protein MDVGSKEVLMESPPDYSAAPRGRFGIPCCPVHLKRLLIVVVVVVLVVVVIVGALLMGLHMSQKHTEMVLEMSIGAPEAQQHLALSGYLGTTATFSIGSTGLVVYDYQRLLIAYKPAPGTWCYIMKTAPESIPGLEALTRKVQNFQAKPAVPSSKLDQVEGRDAGSAPSRGDPAFLGMAVSTLCGEVPLYYI; from the exons ATGGATGTGGGCAGCAAAGAGGTCCTGATGGAGAGCCCGCCG GACTACTCCGCAGCTCCCCGGGGCCGATTTGGCATCCCCTGCTGCCCGGTGCACCTGAAACGCCTTCTcatcgtggtggtggtggtggtcctTGTCGTTGTGGTGATTGTGGGAGCCCTGCTCATGGGTCTCCACATGAGCCAGAAACACACGGAGATG GTTCTGGAGATGAGCATCGGGGCTCCGGAAGCCCAGCAACACCTGGCCCTGAGTGGGTACCTGGGTACCACTGCCACCTTCTCCATCGGCTCCACTGGCCTCGTGGTGTATGACTACCAGCGG CTCCTGATCGCCTACAAGCCAGCCCCTGGCACCTGGTGCTACATCATGAAGACAGCTCCAGAGAGCATCCCCGGTCTTGAGGCTCTCACTAGAAAAGTCCAGAActtccag GCCAAGCCCGCAGTGCCTTCCTCTAAGCTGGACCAGGTGGAGGGGCGAGATGCAGGCTCAGCACCCTCCAGAGGGGACCCGGCCTTCCTGGGCATGGCCGTGAGCACCCTGTGTGGCGAGGTGCCGCTCTACTACATCTAG
- the LGI3 gene encoding leucine-rich repeat LGI family member 3 isoform X2, with the protein MAGLRAGRGAAPGLLALSALGFCLMLQVSAKRPPKTPPCPPSCSCTRDTAFCVDSKAVPRNLPSEVISLLLNSNKFTLIGDNAFTGLSHLQYLFIENNDIWTLSKFTFRGLKSLTHLSLANNNLQTLPRDIFRPLDILNDLDLRGNSLNCDCKVKWLVEWLAHTNTTVAPIYCASPPRFQEHKVQDLPLREFDCITTDFVLYQTLSFPAVSAEPFLYSSDLYLALAQPGVSACTILKWDYVERQLRDYDRIPAPSAVHCKPMVVDSQLYVVVAQLFGGSYIYHWDPNTTRFTKLQDIDPQRVRKPNDLEAFRIDGDWYFAVADSSKAGATSVYRWHQNGFYSHQALHPWHRDTDLEFVDGEGKPRLIVSSSSQAPVIYQWSRTQKQFVAQGEVTQVPDAQAVKHFRAGRDSYLCLSRYIGDSKILRWEGTRFSEVQALPSRGSLALQPFLVGGRRYLALGSDFSFTQIYQWDEGRQKFVRFQELAVQAPRAFCYMPAGDAQLLLAPSFKGQTLVYRHVVVDLSA; encoded by the exons ATGGCGGGGCTGCGGGCCGGGCGGGGCGCGGCGCCGGGGCTGCTGGCGCTCTCCGCGCTCGGCTTCTGCCTCATGCTGCAAGTCAGCGCTAAGAGGCCCCCCAAGACGCCCCCCTGCCCGCCCAGCTGCTCCTGCACCAGGGACACCGCCTTCTGCGTGGATTCAAAGGCAGTGCCCAGGAACCTGCCCTCGGAGGTCATCTCCCT GTTGCTCAACTCCAACAAGTTTACACTGATTGGAGACAACGCCTTCACAGGACTGTCGCACCTGCAGTATCT CTTCATTGAGAACAATGACATCTGGACATTATCCAAGTTCACCTTCCGAGGACTCAAGTCCTTGACTCACCT CTCGCTGGCCAACAATAACCTGCAGACACTGCCCAGAGACATCTTTCGGCCCCTGGACATCCTGAATGACTT GGACCTGCGAGGCAACTCACTCAACTGCGACTGCAAGGTGAAGTGGTTGGTGGAGTGGCTGGCACACACCAACACCACGGTGGCGCCCATCTACTGCGCCAGCCCTCCCCGCTTCCAGGAGCACAAGGTGCAGGACCTGCCACTGCGGGAGTTCGACTGCATCACTACGG ATTTCGTGCTGTACCAGACCCTGTCCTTCCCAGCAGTGTCGGCTGAGCCCTTTCTCTACTCCAGTGACCTCTATTTGGCTCTGGCCCAGCCAGGTGTCAGTGCCTGCACCATCCTGAAGTGGGACTATGTCGAGCGGCAGCTTCGAGACTATGACAGAATCCCAG CCCCCTCTGCAGTGCACTGCAAGCCGATGGTGGTGGACAGCCAGCTGTATGTGGTCGTGGCCCAGCTGTTTGGTGGCTCTTACATTTACCACTGGGATCCCAATACCACGCGCTTCACAAAGCTGCAGGATATTGATCCACAGCGTGTGCGCAAGCCTAATGACCTAGAAGCCTTCCGCATCGACGGCGACTGGTACTTTGCCGTGGCCGACAGCTCCAAGGCGGGCGCCACCAGCGTCTACCGCTGGCACCAGAATGGCTTCTACTCCCACCAGGCGCTGCACCCCTGGCACCGCGACACCGACCTGGAGTTTGTGGATGGCGAGGGCAAGCCACGGCTGATTGTGTCCAGCAGCTCCCAGGCACCGGTCATCTATCAGTGGAGTCGCACACAGAAGCAGTTTGTGGCCCAGGGTGAGGTGACTCAGGTGCCTGATGCCCAGGCTGTGAAACACTTTCGTGCCGGCCGCGACAGTTACCTGTGCCTCAGCCGTTACATTGGTGACTCCAAGATCCTGCGCTGGGAGGGTACCCGCTTCTCGGAGGTGCAGGCCCTGCCCTCCCGGGGTTCGCTGGCCCTGCAGCCCTTCCTTGTGGGTGGCCGCCGCTACCTGGCACTGGGCAGTGATTTCTCCTTCACCCAGATCTACCAGTGGGATGAAGGACGACAGAAGTTTGTGCGGTTCCAGGAGCTGGCTGTGCAGGCTCCTCGGGCCTTTTGCTACATGCCTGCTGGGGATGCCCAGCTACTCCTGGCCCCCAGTTTCAAGGGACAGACGCTGGTTTATAGACACGTTGTGGTGGATCTCAGTGCCTAG
- the SFTPC gene encoding surfactant protein C isoform X1 — protein sequence MPAVLGSPAGWLPTWLRPSTHPGHTWESRRGQHSTCSKMDVGSKEVLMESPPDYSAAPRGRFGIPCCPVHLKRLLIVVVVVVLVVVVIVGALLMGLHMSQKHTEMVLEMSIGAPEAQQHLALSGYLGTTATFSIGSTGLVVYDYQRLLIAYKPAPGTWCYIMKTAPESIPGLEALTRKVQNFQAKPAVPSSKLDQVEGRDAGSAPSRGDPAFLGMAVSTLCGEVPLYYI from the exons ATGCCTGCAGTGCTTGGCTCTCCCGCTGGCTGGCTGCCCACCTGGCTCAGGCCCAGTACGC ACCCTGGTCACACCTGGGAGAGCAGGAGAGGACAGCATAGCACTTGCAGCAAGATGGATGTGGGCAGCAAAGAGGTCCTGATGGAGAGCCCGCCG GACTACTCCGCAGCTCCCCGGGGCCGATTTGGCATCCCCTGCTGCCCGGTGCACCTGAAACGCCTTCTcatcgtggtggtggtggtggtcctTGTCGTTGTGGTGATTGTGGGAGCCCTGCTCATGGGTCTCCACATGAGCCAGAAACACACGGAGATG GTTCTGGAGATGAGCATCGGGGCTCCGGAAGCCCAGCAACACCTGGCCCTGAGTGGGTACCTGGGTACCACTGCCACCTTCTCCATCGGCTCCACTGGCCTCGTGGTGTATGACTACCAGCGG CTCCTGATCGCCTACAAGCCAGCCCCTGGCACCTGGTGCTACATCATGAAGACAGCTCCAGAGAGCATCCCCGGTCTTGAGGCTCTCACTAGAAAAGTCCAGAActtccag GCCAAGCCCGCAGTGCCTTCCTCTAAGCTGGACCAGGTGGAGGGGCGAGATGCAGGCTCAGCACCCTCCAGAGGGGACCCGGCCTTCCTGGGCATGGCCGTGAGCACCCTGTGTGGCGAGGTGCCGCTCTACTACATCTAG